The Phaeodactylum tricornutum CCAP 1055/1 chromosome 2, whole genome shotgun sequence DNA window CAAATCCCACAATTCGACCGGCGTGGGCGGTCGAATTTCCTGATTGCGCTGGAGGAGTGTCTTTTGCACGGACTTGCCTGCCTTGTCCGTGACGAGATAACCCGCAGCGAAGCGCTGACGGCGTCCGCCCATATCGTTAGGATTGTCGAGGTAGACGGTGTAGAGTTGATCGGCGTAGTCCCGGGGCTTGAGTCCCACATCCTTCCCGACGCTCTCTACCATGGAATTTGTGGCAGCGTAATCCCGCTGCGTGTACTTGTACACGAAGGTTCCTCCGGGAAAGACGCCGTCGACGGGCACGACGGATGCGAGAGCCCCGGCTTGGAGGACGGAATGGAAAAAGGCCGCCGCCATGAGCGTACAAATAAAGAGAAATTGCTTGCGTCGCTGCGGAGAATCCCGCGGCTCGGACATGGTCATTTCGTGGTAATTCATCAACATGGTGAGAAAGAACCGGAAAGTGGGATTTTGGTAGTGGGAAAAGAAACGCACAAAGGGAATGGAAAGAACGGAAAATGGTTTTGGAGATTTGCGATTTTGTGTTGATGGTGAAATGCGGGCGTTTTCCCCCGTCGCGTCGCGGTGCCGCGTTGGAGTTCGCGGAACATCGGGAATGGGGCGCAACTTCCCACGCCATCCGACGACGTGCTCCCTGTCAATTTCGGGTTCGTTCCGGCATTTGGTCGAGAAAGACCCGGAGGCCATAAAAATGGTTTATTCTAATGGTAGGGTAGGGTATCTTCAATCCCAACCGAACTCACCGTTCAAACCTAAACACGTTCCCGTTGGTTCGACCATGGACTTTCTGGGACGAGTCCTACACACTCGTCGTCACGCCCACTCCAAGCGCATCCCTCCACAACGACCATGCCTACAAACGATAATGACACCAACAGTAAGAATGGGCAATCACAACTAACGATTCCATCGGCGGACGTCGTACGGCTCGTGCAAGCCTTCTTGACGGAATCCGGTTTGCACGAATCCTGCCGCGTCCTGCAGCACGAATCGGGTGTCGGGCAAGCGGGGATGACCGAGACGGCGAGTTACCATTCCCGTACATCGACTGACTACCAACACAGTCCGTGGTACGCGTGGGCCACCTCGGGACAATGGGGCACCGTGTTGTCACGGTTGCGTTGGATCGATGCGTCCCGGGCCCGTTTGGACGAAGGCCTCCGGGCCGCCGTGCACCAAATGGCCGTCCTCGAACTCGCCGATCAGGGTGAGTACGAACTCGCGTACGCTGCGTACCGGCTTGTCCAACCGTTGCTGGCAGGGAGTCACGCCACGGATCAGGATCTCGGACCGGACGCGGCGGCGCCGGAAAGTATCCCCGTGACGCGCGCCAGTCTCGTCGAACAGTTGTTGGCACAATTAGCCGCCCTGCGAGCCAAGTCCAACGCTTCGCCCAAGGCACTACCGGACGATTACTACGGATACCGTCAGACTACGCCACAGGCACGCCGAGAATTTCTCGGACAGGCTCTAACGGACGCCGTGCCAATCCAACCGAAAGATCGTCTCGTATCG harbors:
- a CDS encoding predicted protein, whose amino-acid sequence is MLMNYHEMTMSEPRDSPQRRKQFLFICTLMAAAFFHSVLQAGALASVVPVDGVFPGGTFVYKYTQRDYAATNSMVESVGKDVGLKPRDYADQLYTVYLDNPNDMGGRRQRFAAGYLVTDKAGKSVQKTLLQRNQEIRPPTPVELWDLPASKLWARLAYQTAELPSVNAAVVQFPFTNGFVSAMIQSWKVIPALRAYAKANGQRPGRRHNRTINHQVTVVSTCSIRDRMCTHYAPLYDGAKFLLGQPDSDTYQATFSSEPFVTRQGIIRAARKVFPGAHYFLPNPQ